From Bacteroidota bacterium, the proteins below share one genomic window:
- a CDS encoding single-stranded DNA-binding protein: protein MARGINKVILVGNLGQDPELRYTGSGTAVCNMRLATNDSYKDASGQLVDKTEWHSVVAWSRLAEICGEYLKKGSQVYFEGSLQTRSYDDKDGNTKWVTEIKAREMMILSGRGENMGGGGGGNGYQGGQSRPQQQQQPAAAPADAFTPDDDLPF, encoded by the coding sequence ATGGCACGTGGTATTAACAAAGTAATTTTGGTAGGTAACCTGGGGCAAGACCCGGAATTGCGCTACACCGGAAGTGGTACCGCCGTTTGCAACATGCGACTCGCAACAAACGATTCTTATAAAGATGCAAGCGGACAGCTCGTCGACAAAACAGAGTGGCACAGCGTGGTAGCCTGGAGCCGGCTCGCTGAGATCTGTGGCGAATACCTGAAAAAAGGTTCACAGGTCTACTTTGAAGGCTCACTCCAGACCCGCTCGTACGACGACAAAGACGGCAACACAAAGTGGGTAACAGAAATTAAGGCGCGGGAGATGATGATTCTCAGTGGCCGTGGTGAAAACATGGGCGGCGGAGGTGGTGGAAACGGCTACCAGGGCGGTCAGTCTCGCCCACAGCAACAACAACAACCAGCTGCTGCACCGGCTGACGCCTTCACGCCAGATGACGACCTGCCGTTCTAA
- a CDS encoding NAD(P)/FAD-dependent oxidoreductase, with protein sequence MVDVAIIGGGPAGLQAALVLARTRKDVIVFDSTSPPRNGASHGVHNVLGLDGLLPAEIRSQAWAQINVYQCAGLRKERVDNIEIDDAGVFVLSSENGTQLKAKRVIIALGYEDIYPSIEGFSEAWANTIIPCPFCDGYENRDRVWGLVINSAMQAAHFPALVKNWTASARLILNQKEVVLDVKDEEKLRENGFTIHAGSIVEIEQVNGNVKSVKLDTGEVVEIETLWWAPARKKSALEEKVIRDFQLSLDEMGLIQTDESGQTDVKGLYAVGDVAQMPPSALGAMVGGNTAALSIIRAWFG encoded by the coding sequence ATGGTTGATGTAGCGATTATTGGCGGTGGCCCCGCTGGTCTTCAGGCGGCCCTGGTACTGGCTCGAACCCGAAAAGACGTTATAGTATTTGACAGCACCTCTCCACCCCGAAATGGCGCTTCTCACGGCGTGCATAACGTGTTGGGGCTCGACGGGTTGTTGCCTGCAGAAATTCGGTCGCAAGCATGGGCACAGATCAATGTTTATCAATGCGCCGGACTTCGAAAAGAGCGCGTGGATAATATTGAAATAGACGATGCCGGCGTGTTTGTTCTCTCTTCTGAAAACGGTACGCAGCTTAAAGCAAAACGCGTTATCATCGCGCTGGGTTACGAGGATATATACCCATCGATAGAAGGATTTTCTGAAGCCTGGGCAAACACCATTATTCCCTGTCCTTTTTGCGATGGTTACGAAAATCGTGATCGGGTTTGGGGCCTGGTGATTAACTCAGCTATGCAAGCCGCACATTTTCCTGCGCTGGTGAAAAACTGGACGGCCTCAGCCAGGCTGATCCTGAATCAAAAAGAGGTCGTGTTGGATGTAAAGGATGAGGAAAAGCTACGCGAAAATGGTTTCACCATTCATGCCGGCAGCATTGTCGAAATTGAACAGGTAAACGGCAACGTGAAATCTGTTAAGCTGGATACAGGAGAAGTTGTTGAGATAGAAACGCTATGGTGGGCACCTGCGCGGAAAAAGAGTGCGCTGGAAGAAAAAGTGATACGCGACTTTCAGTTGTCGCTCGATGAAATGGGGCTGATCCAGACCGATGAAAGCGGGCAGACTGATGTCAAAGGGTTGTACGCAGTGGGTGACGTCGCACAAATGCCCCCCTCTGCCTTAGGCGCTATGGTGGGGGGGAATACGGCAGCTTTATCGATTATTCGCGCGTGGTTTGGGTAA
- a CDS encoding glycosyltransferase → MALAPLQAEPLVSVLMPSYNYASYVTAAIASVQAQSWTHLEIIVCDDGSTDGSADIVRRLAASDDRIRLIVQENAGVAVALNRAFAAARGEVICLLDADDVYEATKIAAVVATMQRKQQAGFVQHAMSVVDAAGEFIRTLPTHGHFEAGWLGPALLKRGGRWRNMPASALSFRREVAERLFPLPAAYLSSMADAYLYMLAPLLTEVAYQPEPLSSYRLHGNNLTGALHFDAQLSRKYVEGIARVHAAVKDAVDRRGLSLPAYAAADHLTHNEHQFMVQLFSGAARGALWSMYRVLVRQIRADDLYPEKRKLAGIAVLGVAILLPLQSRAGWVSRMMG, encoded by the coding sequence ATGGCGTTAGCCCCACTGCAAGCTGAGCCGCTTGTTTCCGTTTTGATGCCAAGTTATAACTACGCATCGTATGTAACGGCTGCCATTGCCAGTGTGCAGGCGCAAAGCTGGACGCATCTCGAAATCATCGTGTGTGATGACGGTTCAACTGATGGTTCAGCAGACATTGTGCGCAGGCTTGCAGCGTCAGATGACCGCATCCGGCTGATTGTACAGGAAAACGCGGGCGTTGCCGTTGCGCTAAATAGGGCCTTTGCTGCTGCACGTGGTGAGGTGATATGCCTGCTTGATGCCGATGATGTCTATGAAGCGACTAAGATTGCTGCTGTTGTTGCAACAATGCAGCGTAAACAACAGGCCGGCTTTGTGCAGCACGCAATGTCTGTAGTTGATGCAGCGGGAGAATTTATACGGACCTTGCCGACCCATGGCCACTTTGAGGCTGGCTGGCTGGGGCCCGCGTTGCTCAAACGCGGCGGGCGGTGGCGCAACATGCCGGCCAGTGCGCTAAGTTTCAGGCGGGAAGTTGCTGAACGCCTCTTTCCGCTGCCGGCGGCCTACCTGTCTAGTATGGCTGATGCCTACCTGTATATGTTGGCGCCACTTCTTACCGAAGTTGCGTATCAGCCTGAACCGCTGTCGTCTTATCGCTTGCATGGCAACAACCTTACCGGTGCGCTTCATTTTGATGCCCAGCTTTCCCGGAAATACGTCGAAGGTATTGCACGCGTGCATGCTGCTGTGAAAGATGCCGTTGATCGCCGTGGCCTCTCGCTGCCGGCATACGCTGCCGCTGATCACTTAACTCACAATGAGCACCAGTTCATGGTGCAGCTTTTCAGTGGCGCAGCACGTGGTGCGTTGTGGTCGATGTACCGTGTGCTTGTGCGGCAAATCAGGGCTGATGACTTGTACCCTGAAAAACGAAAGCTGGCGGGTATTGCTGTTCTTGGAGTGGCAATACTGCTGCCTTTACAATCCCGTGCCGGCTGGGTATCCAGAATGATGGGTTGA
- a CDS encoding FAD-dependent oxidoreductase, with the protein MTGLAAGIKSGFPVFEAEAVPGGICSSYHLSPGSQQRNSGGTVPPDAYRFEYGGGHWIFGGDQEILDFIGQYINIKKYNRSSAVFLPAHDQYVPYPLQYHLSYLPETLASTALAELLNAAQPDIKTMEDWVRAQFGPTLNALFFAPFHDLYTAGLWRSIRPQDNYKTPLDLKLVEQGAAEQTPAVGYNATFVYPAEGLDELSLRMADACEVHYNKRVVKIDTAARTVFFEDGESRPYDRLISSLPLNQMLEMTGLQPAMKSDPHTAVLVLNIGAVQGPACPKEHWIYVPESQSGFHRVGFYSNVDSHFLPAAPADNRPRASLYIERAFLPDARPSTEEIAKYEREVVAELQAWGMIEEAEVVDATWVEVAYTWSWPGSAWINASMALLREHGIDMLGRYGRWHFQGIAASIREGLQVDV; encoded by the coding sequence ATGACGGGCCTTGCGGCCGGTATCAAATCTGGATTTCCCGTCTTTGAAGCAGAAGCTGTACCTGGTGGAATTTGCTCATCTTATCACCTGTCACCCGGCAGCCAGCAACGCAACAGTGGTGGGACGGTACCGCCGGATGCCTATCGATTTGAATATGGCGGCGGCCACTGGATTTTTGGCGGCGACCAGGAAATACTGGATTTCATTGGGCAGTACATCAACATCAAAAAATACAACCGTTCTTCGGCTGTGTTTTTGCCGGCGCACGATCAGTATGTACCGTATCCACTGCAGTATCACCTCTCGTATCTGCCGGAGACCCTCGCCTCCACGGCCCTCGCTGAATTGCTAAATGCGGCGCAACCTGACATTAAAACGATGGAAGACTGGGTACGCGCGCAATTTGGGCCAACCCTGAATGCCCTGTTCTTTGCGCCGTTCCACGACCTGTACACCGCAGGCTTGTGGCGCAGCATACGGCCACAAGACAACTACAAAACGCCGCTCGATTTAAAACTGGTAGAACAAGGCGCAGCTGAGCAAACGCCTGCGGTCGGATACAACGCTACGTTTGTATATCCTGCAGAAGGCCTCGACGAGCTTTCGTTGCGCATGGCCGATGCCTGTGAGGTACACTACAATAAACGGGTTGTCAAAATTGATACGGCAGCGCGGACGGTATTTTTTGAGGATGGTGAAAGCCGTCCGTATGATCGGTTAATTTCGTCGTTGCCACTGAACCAGATGCTGGAGATGACCGGACTTCAGCCCGCCATGAAGTCAGATCCGCATACAGCTGTGCTGGTGTTGAATATTGGTGCTGTACAGGGGCCGGCTTGCCCTAAAGAACACTGGATTTATGTACCTGAAAGCCAGTCTGGTTTCCACAGGGTAGGATTCTACAGCAACGTCGATTCACACTTTTTGCCGGCAGCTCCTGCTGATAACCGGCCTCGGGCCAGCCTGTACATAGAACGCGCCTTTTTGCCTGATGCGCGGCCTTCTACTGAAGAGATTGCAAAATATGAGCGCGAAGTTGTGGCCGAATTACAGGCATGGGGCATGATTGAGGAGGCAGAGGTTGTTGATGCTACCTGGGTTGAAGTGGCTTACACATGGTCCTGGCCGGGGTCTGCGTGGATCAACGCGTCGATGGCATTGCTGCGCGAACACGGCATCGACATGTTGGGACGGTATGGACGATGGCATTTTCAAGGCATTGCTGCTTCGATTCGCGAAGGCCTGCAGGTCGACGTCTAA
- a CDS encoding sulfotransferase: MRFPDFILIGAAKSGTTALFYYLSQHPEVFACPVREPNFFALQDTPAEELPALFSGPGDRETVGRNSVTDLQAYHALFKGAQPGQVVGEVSPLYLYHPDAASNIARQVPQAKLIVVLRNPVARAHASFLHLRRDGREPCTHFGEGLLLEKERRTAGWEHLWHYEAMGRYAAQVERYLALFPRTQLLFLLYDDFVADAPSVLARCFSFLDVDAAFEPDLSRKPNRSGIPRVKPLQQFLSGTSALKKVLVRYLPAQTRGRLVSGVQRLNLARPALEKRIANKLQAAYKEDIEQLQDLIDRDLSAWLTD; the protein is encoded by the coding sequence ATGCGATTTCCTGATTTTATACTCATTGGGGCAGCAAAGTCGGGGACTACAGCGCTGTTTTATTACCTGTCGCAGCACCCAGAAGTTTTTGCGTGTCCGGTGCGAGAGCCTAATTTTTTTGCCCTGCAGGATACGCCGGCTGAGGAATTGCCAGCGTTGTTCTCCGGGCCCGGAGACCGAGAAACAGTGGGGCGAAACAGCGTGACGGATTTGCAGGCTTATCACGCCCTTTTTAAGGGGGCTCAGCCGGGACAGGTTGTTGGGGAGGTTTCTCCGCTATACTTATATCATCCCGATGCTGCATCCAATATTGCCCGGCAGGTGCCGCAGGCAAAGCTAATCGTTGTCTTACGCAATCCGGTTGCGCGTGCCCATGCAAGTTTTCTACACCTGCGCAGGGACGGGCGTGAGCCTTGCACGCACTTTGGCGAAGGCCTTTTGCTGGAAAAGGAGCGCCGCACCGCCGGCTGGGAGCATTTGTGGCACTACGAGGCAATGGGCAGGTACGCTGCGCAGGTTGAACGGTATCTGGCACTTTTCCCGCGCACGCAACTGCTTTTCCTGTTGTATGACGATTTTGTTGCTGATGCACCGTCCGTTTTAGCCCGATGTTTTTCTTTTCTGGATGTAGATGCAGCCTTTGAACCCGATCTTTCCCGCAAACCAAACCGGTCCGGCATTCCCCGAGTCAAACCGCTGCAGCAGTTTTTGTCTGGTACCAGTGCATTAAAAAAAGTATTGGTGCGGTATCTGCCGGCGCAAACAAGGGGCCGGTTGGTTTCCGGTGTACAACGCCTGAATCTGGCACGTCCTGCGCTTGAAAAAAGGATCGCCAATAAGTTGCAAGCTGCCTACAAGGAAGACATCGAGCAACTCCAGGATCTTATTGATCGGGATCTAAGTGCGTGGTTAACGGATTGA